CTCTCACCTGAGGCCACATCTCAATTGCGTTAACTCTTGAATTTCACCTCAACAAACTGATTCACTTTCCTATCAAACTCACACAAGACAACTACTCGAACGTGAATGAGGCCGCAGAAGAGTCTTCGACAACAGCATACCTAAGGAGGCCAACAATGGTTGGCGTGGGGCGGGAGAGGAGAGCGGTGACGACAAGCTTGAAGGTGACGAGCATATAGCCAATTACCAGCTTCGTTATTCGTGGAGATAATAGGTAGTTGAGTTTGTGTGTAGAGGTGTCGTCATGTGTGTTGGAACTGAAATATTAAAAGGGGCGGAGTTGAATTGCATATTCAAGGAGATCAGAATGATAAGAGAAAGACGAATCGAGGAGAAGGCCAGAACAAATGAACGAGTGAGAGAGGCTTCCACATTCACATGAGTTCTGGGTCTCTATGGTAGAAGGTGTCAAAGAGATTTTAGGACTCTAGATTCCCAATTAAAATAGTTCTTGTTGTTACCAAAATGGGATATCTAGAGTTGGACTATGTAAGACATTATGATCCCCCTAGTCTCATGTACAAACGTACCAGTAGGGTATCGACAACGATGAAAATAAAATAGAATTTTTAATGATTAAAACTGAAAATTACTTACCGTATTTCTTATCTTGTTGATGATGCCTTATCTTCGCCAAAGTCATCCATAGATGTTTGTTCAAAGCTGTAGTTACCACCCTGTGCGAAAACTTATGCTAGATTTATTTTTTTATGAGATATTATATTGTGCTTTGTGTTTTTATTAATCATTTGATTAGCTGATAAAACCATATTTAATAATAAGATACAAGAATGACAACAAAAGCATATTAAAACAGCTATTAGATGGACAAAATAGGAATGTTGTAGCACAGTTTTTTTTTGTTTTGTGTTTTTTATTTGACAACAGAGGCATGCTCACTTAATACATCATTTTTTGGAGACTGTACGACACAGGTGTCCACTGTCTAAGTGAATGCACATATTTAAGTTCTTATAATTTCAGCTGCTAGATTTAATTCTTAAACAATGTCAGAACAAAAAAATTGTTATCTTGTTCGAACATTAATATATATAACAAAAACATTATTGCCATTTATGAAAGAGTTAAAAGAATTTTTGACTAAGAATTTTCAAATTAGATAGTTTTTATCAAAATCTTACATTTTTATTTTATTTTTATCAAACAAACAACTAAAATGATACAATGAGTCTATCGCGAGTCAAACTCACGATCTCCCACTTACAAAGAGGAGACTAATGCCCCTAGACCAAATGGTACTGATCATTTATTTTTTCTTATAATCGTACACAAAAAACTTAATCAAAATAAATTTGGTAGATACAAAACTCATGGACAAAGAACTTGATTTTTGATTGCATTGTTTTGCCCGATAATTATTTAAGAAAAATTTTTAAAAAATGATTCAAATATATATCTCAATTAGGTTCAAGGCCCTAACCCTCTTTATCCCTTCCCAAAAACTTCAAATTTATCACCTAAACAATTTGTTATGATTATACAACATGATATATATATTTTATTATGTTAAATATGTAATAACAAAAAATTAGCATTAATGTTTTCTTTTGCGAAATCAATGGAACACAAAATCATGAATTTCTTCTGAATCGAGTTCTACAAGTTTCTTTAATTCAATTGAAAGAAACTTCTTTACCTCTACTTTTGTCGGTTTGAAAATGTAAATTTTGGAATGTTTCGATGAGTCTCTCTTATAGCTCTCTTGCGGCAAATTTGATGACAACTGTCCAAATCAGGCGGTGTGTTATGAAATCGTGATTTCATTTTGACAGTGATCTTAAATTTGGTGAGAACTTAAGTGAGAATGACTGTGAGATTGAAACAAAAAAGATGAAGAATTAGATTTTGGCTGTAAGTATGAGATATCTAGGTTAACACAAAAGTTATAAACCCTAATCTATCACCGTTAATTTGAAACTTTTTTAACCTACCATCGATTATAGACACACGTGTCTATGTGCCGGCCTCTTCACATGCTCACATTAATTAGTAATATATATATATATATATATATATTAATTTTTTTTTTTTTTTTTTTTTTGCATTAGCAGTTGTACACAATTATGTGTAACAATATTTATATTATTATACAATCATCGATCACATAAAGAAATATGATAACAAGTAAAGTTGTATATTACTAATTTTACATGGAAGGCTAGTTTACTAAGATAAGATAATAATATGATTACCATATTTCAAAGAATGAAACCAATTCACAGTAGATTCTGAGAACTATGTACCTCATAATAATCTTGTTTAACCGTGTTGTTATGTTCTAAGACGACTTTTGATCACGATAGTCATGTGTTCGTAATTTTACCCAGACAACATAGGTAACGACATTTGTTTTCACAAAAGTATCAATGTGTCTTTCGTACTCAGTGAAATACTCATATATTTCCTAGCTGTCAAATGCACAAACTGAATAGAGTGTTAACCAACACGACACCAGTATTGGAAGGTCGAATGCAATAATCCCTATATACCCATGAGACAAAACATAAAATTGATGGCTTGAAGAAGATTTTGTGTGGCTATTTCAGTTTGGTGATTATTAAAATGAGTCATGTTTGTGTCCCTATTCATATCCATGTTCGAAGTACAATAACTTCAGTTTCTAGACGACAATTTTCTCATATGAACTTTGTCTTGGCGTGTTATGTGTCTACGAACTTGGTTTGACGTTCTCTACTACTTCCAAGAAGAAAATTTTCCAGTTTGCTTAATTCATAAAAGTCAACTCTACTGAGTTTTTATAGACATGTATATCACGGTCTTGAGACTCACTCTTGAAAAGAAACCAGTAATGATATGCATTTTTTCGTACACTATCCACATTAAAACTTGAAAAAGTTCGTGTGAAGATTCTATATGCAAATTCTTTTACCCATCTAAAAATTTGGGCTCGAGTCCATTTTCATTTTTTTGGAGATAGGTCTTGACCTTTAAAATAGGATAAACGGTCCAAACAATATTTGACCTTTTAAAGAAACTTTTGCTATCTCAACTCTCAAAAACTTATATACAGTATTCCACGTTCTTACCCTGACTGAAGAATGATATTTGCAACCGTTAGCTCCGTTAAAAATACTGACAGATTAAAAATTGAAGTTATGGCGATACTTGCTCTCTAGTCTCTACAACAATCATCTCTCCAAGGCCAAATCTCGCTTACTTGAATTTGACACAATCCACACTAGTACTAACTTAAGACGTCAGTGGAACCATGTTAGGACCGCAACGGCGCAACCAATTGCACAAGACACATCACCGTTTCACCGTTTATGCTTATCTATATTTTGCAATGCTTTCTATGTCGTAGCTGCTGGCATGTTTTGTACTTTCCTCCTTTTTGCTTTGGAGGCTATCTATGAAAATGCGCTTATGCTTCGAGTTTTTCTTGCTATTATCTTTCCCAGCATTTCCTTTGCAAATTCTGCAACCCCTTTTAGCTTCTGCATACAAACCAATCAAACCACCATGTTACAATGCTGTTTTGGTGATTTTGTCCAGTTACATTTTGATACCCTACTCTCACTACATTGGAGTGGTCTAGTAAAAGAGGTAAACATTATGCTTAGAAATTCTTCTATATGGGTGCTGCTATGGCCTCTCACAAGGAGGATTACGTCTTGGTAAAGTAGTCGCACTCCTTTCAGAATGAAAAGAAATAGACGAACTTGACCCCTTTTTGCAGGGAGGGGTCCTTGGACAAGATCGAACAGATGTGTTCTCATGTTTGATAACCATTCAAGTTCCCTCTAATTGAATGAAAAGAAGGACTGGAGAAGGGATAGAACGTGGAAAGTAATTCATTGAGCCAAACTGCCAAAGCTTCGTACAAAGGGTAAAAAGACCTACAACAAAGTTACAACAGAAGAACAAAGGAAAGAACAGTGAAGCACATCAGCCTCAGTCATCTTTCGTTGCATGGTCCTTTCTCTTATTCTGCTTGGCTTCTACAAGCAACATCAGAAGAGCTTCACACACTTGAGAAGCATCGGCCTCTGAAGGGTCATCTTGCATTGACGAATAAACCATCCAGGCATGGTCCAATTTACGTTTGGGCCGCACAACAATGGATCCCGGAACTTCTGCATCACAGCATGTGACAAGTCCATCACTCTTCTTGCCATATCTGACCTGCAGAAGCTGGGCACAGGCAGCCATAGCTGCACCAAGAGGCATCACTACCGGAAGTTTTGTCGGTTGGCCTGCGGGAGCTACCATAGGTAACTCAGCATGTGCTACACGGGATAATGTAGCTAAAACAGCAGGAGAAATGGCAGCTTCGGTGTGAAATGAAACAACAGGGAGATCCTTTGGCAAGGGATGTTTCTTCAGAAATTCTCTTCTTCTGTCATATGTTAAATCTTCCAGAGCTTGCAAATCCCCCTTCACATAATAAGATGACAGGCCGCATTAAAAGATATAAATATTTTTAAGAGTTACAAAACTATGATTACAGAAACACACCGAAAAAGAAAAAGAAAAAAGAAAATAAGATATTCTCGACTGCTGTAATCGGTACTTCCATGGGTGTTGCAATTTGTTAATATTAGAATCATGTTCAGGAGCAACAAGATAAAGCCTTGTAAACAGTGAGGTAAGCACTGTTCTAGTAGTACTACTTAGCCCCACTTTTTTTTAGAAGTAAACTTCTGACTTCAACAGAACTCATATAACTCCAAACATCTCAACCAGCATCAATAAGAATAGCATAAAAAACATACACAAGTAGAAAAAGGATTTTACAGATAAAAGAAATCTCAATATGAAAGGGGCCAGTGAAATTAATTTTCTTTGACTGTACAGTTCAACACCCACACCCACACATGCACATGGCCACACACTCTCATCATACCTTGATTACTTTGCTGATCAGAATCTCCATTAGCTTTCGTAAGTTTACATAATCTCCAAGCTGTCCCTCTCGCAAGATATCTGTAGCTATTGGGCTACCACCATAGGGACTTTGTGCCAACACCAATCCAGCAACCTTATCTTTAAGATCAGGCCAATACAATGACATAGCAGCAGCTGCATCTATTCCCCCTTTGCTATGTCCAAGAACTAACACACGCTTTTTTGAACCCCAATAAAATTCCTCAATGTATTCTTTTATCTCTCGAGCATTTTTCTCAACTGAAGCCTAATAAGCGATTATTTTAAAACTTCAGTCTAATACTTGATTAACACAGCATTTTTTTTTTCATTATTAAAAGAAAAGGAAGCACATACCTCGCTATGAATTTTGGCTATATGACAAGCCAGACCAATCTTTGATAAACTCATTTTCGTATTTACAAAATATAACGGTCCATGGTTGCTGAAAAGACCTATTGATTACAGAAATAAACAAACTTGACATGACACAACTATAGCCAAAATCATATACACATAAATAACAATGATAAATAAAGATGAAATAACAGAAGCCCAGTTATTCCACGCACAATATATAGAAACAGAAAATGAATGGGCACAGTTTAGGATCTCCTAAAGGATCCTTAAACTCACTACTAGCATCGTATAAGCCAATCAGATAAGGGAGAAAAGTGGGAAGGGGCTGTTGTCCTCCCAATGTCATTCCCTGACTTAAGTATAATGAAGGTTTTGTTTTGCTTTTAAAGGAAACTATACCTGGAACCAACAAACAAACCATCGAGTTTGGCAATCTGTGAACACCATGCCTATAAGCAGAAAATGCACCTCAATTGGTATTAGCATCAACACGATAAGAAATTCTATGCACAGTAGAACATAAAACTATACCTGATATCCCCAAGAATTTCCATGAACCTTTCAGTTCCGTCCTCAACAGAAGGCATAGTAGGATCACGCTGTAGCCATCCTATATCATCCGCAGATCCACGAACAGTTTTTCGCACCCTATCAATGAGCCTGAAAGAGAACATGTTCATCAAATTGAAAGTCTGAATGTCACATGCACCAGAAATTGTAAATAAATAAGACAGTTCCAATCTGGGGCCTGCTGACATCCCCATACACTACTCTTGTATCCAATGAGATATATTTCTACATTTCTAACATACTTAACTTCAGTTTGATGAGCTTTATAACCAAAATTATTTTACTGGAATTTCAACATTTGTTGGACTTGGACATGAATATATCTAGCAGCACATGTAACTATCACCTTTTCAAGATTTCTAAGGCTATCATCTTTTTCTGAAGGGCATTGATGCTATAACATATCTTCTCTATATTCTTCTGTTGATATGCATACTTTAGACAGAGACCATAGATAATGCTTTAGACAATGACATACATCCTTCTCTTACATTCCCGGTCTTATCTATAAACACAAATTATTACCACAGACTTATCTTCTCTTATTTTTCTGTTGCTACTCATACTTTTGAAAGCAACCATAAACAATATGCTTTAGACAGTGACATTAAAACCTTCTCTTAAATCAGTTATCCCAGTCTTTTAAAACAGCAAGTCTAGTAACCCAAAACAAGGAAATATCACCCATCGACATATTCCTATTCTCAGTTTCTTGTGTGGTAGAGTTATAGCATCTACCAAGATATTTCATGTCACAACCTTCTAATTAGCTGAAAACTTTCTCTTCTTATGTGCTGATGGTTAGCATATAAATTTTTGGCTAATGATTACCACATTTTAGTTAAAGACTTGATTAACACTGATTATAGGAAGACAGCTCCAGAAAAACAACAATTAGTATTGTGGAATATACCCTTGGAAGATAGAAATGCCACTTTGGCCACGATTAGATTCTATGATGGCAGTAGAGGTTTGAGATGAATTTCCAGGAGAGCTTTTCATTGCTCCATCAAGTGTCGAGGGAGCATCCGTTGTAGTACGAGATGACTCTGCAGATGATGAATTTCCACTTGAAGACGCATGATCACTGGATGTAGCAAGAGATCCCCCAGTTTCTCCAGATGAAAAGGTCACCAATTCCTGAGCATTTACATTGGAATCCCCAAAATCTCTAGAAGAAGGTTCTACTGAAATATAGCAGAAACATTTAACTAAATCAACATAAGATTCAATGCCTGCGATAACTGAAAGGAAGAGGCATGTGCAGTTGACTACAAATTTGATTATAACAAGAACATATAAGTAAAATCTAAAAGCAAACAAAAAGAAGCTTACAGAGAAGCTTATTTTAGATGTGTTGCACTGCCAGAACAGAGACTAAAGGTTTA
Above is a window of Fragaria vesca subsp. vesca linkage group LG7, FraVesHawaii_1.0, whole genome shotgun sequence DNA encoding:
- the LOC101296896 gene encoding uncharacterized protein LOC101296896, producing the protein MMQDRSGATPTETTPLVAQNDHLRNDGLIPQLFTSVPAFNEAASYLSQTTSLFTQCFTDSSVEPSSRDFGDSNVNAQELVTFSSGETGGSLATSSDHASSSGNSSSAESSRTTTDAPSTLDGAMKSSPGNSSQTSTAIIESNRGQSGISIFQGLIDRVRKTVRGSADDIGWLQRDPTMPSVEDGTERFMEILGDIRHGVHRLPNSMVCLLVPGLFSNHGPLYFVNTKMSLSKIGLACHIAKIHSEASVEKNAREIKEYIEEFYWGSKKRVLVLGHSKGGIDAAAAMSLYWPDLKDKVAGLVLAQSPYGGSPIATDILREGQLGDYVNLRKLMEILISKVIKGDLQALEDLTYDRRREFLKKHPLPKDLPVVSFHTEAAISPAVLATLSRVAHAELPMVAPAGQPTKLPVVMPLGAAMAACAQLLQVRYGKKSDGLVTCCDAEVPGSIVVRPKRKLDHAWMVYSSMQDDPSEADASQVCEALLMLLVEAKQNKRKDHATKDD